Proteins co-encoded in one Haloarcula pelagica genomic window:
- a CDS encoding TrmB family transcriptional regulator, with amino-acid sequence MTAEDEAKMALLRETMEANADFTTYETEVYLALVRGGAQTFTEVAETSDVPKQRVYDIVDDLQNRGFVEVIDDYPKKAYAVDPSEAISSIRDRLSQAEEYLEELYDTIDTVESGIALFKSESTIQKYVRELLQTAERDIFLLLPIDRLQSVADILSQCEEQQLRLILSNVSPESNDVSELDAAVPDTVDELRVVSTSEDFVLTVDRRRGMYWVQEGHEYHESEGQGYYVTNPSLTMVLDRFVSESIWPLARTVEHGSRRPSLPKEYIRIRDCLADISVLTESRPVDSFTVSIDGYDTQTGETVSLEGTLTSYYYTEYDIRASFTLSTESAANDVESSLVTVGGVGTRNVDYAAHNIELRENGVTHADELDSETARHLETCRSELPTEFGNESVVTCFDAFIDRIREFVTRKPGTDYERIRKFDDFREALVRFEASEMAPRIEWRETDTEPGGHVAHVGGVFDELRYDVTLLGQLGNPIRSEFTREFRDQQLISLGQTTSTDYVWFEDRKFLLTEPNPEILDWDRVTDRIDVTTLAEHVNDAAILTMGTWFATPELPDILDGLRTELWPILNSPPPHVHIHPGEISQLSDAEIRAGCESIAALDDIVPVTVTANRSETRRFRDALVMDDSDSSSPTVEQVRDEIGITRFVLHSQRGATLASPDEVISVKAPQVVNPRQIRNVTAHFISGLALGLAEGLSDGAALVLANSVAGYFMRHDKAPTPQELRSFVAEYDSFFAES; translated from the coding sequence ATGACCGCTGAAGACGAAGCCAAGATGGCCCTCTTGCGTGAGACGATGGAGGCCAACGCCGACTTCACGACCTACGAGACAGAGGTATATCTCGCGCTCGTACGTGGGGGGGCACAGACCTTCACCGAGGTAGCTGAAACGAGCGACGTCCCCAAACAGCGGGTCTACGACATTGTCGACGATCTCCAGAACCGGGGCTTCGTCGAGGTCATCGACGATTATCCGAAGAAAGCCTACGCTGTTGATCCATCCGAGGCGATCTCTTCGATCCGCGATCGACTCTCGCAGGCCGAAGAATATCTCGAAGAGCTGTACGATACGATCGACACGGTCGAAAGCGGCATCGCACTGTTCAAGAGCGAGAGTACGATCCAGAAGTACGTCCGGGAACTGCTCCAGACCGCCGAACGCGATATCTTCCTGCTACTGCCGATCGACCGGCTCCAGTCGGTCGCCGATATTCTGAGCCAATGTGAGGAGCAGCAACTCCGTCTCATCCTCTCGAACGTCTCTCCGGAGTCGAACGACGTGTCCGAACTCGACGCGGCCGTTCCCGATACCGTCGACGAACTCCGCGTCGTCTCGACGAGTGAAGACTTCGTCCTCACGGTCGACCGCCGTCGCGGGATGTATTGGGTACAGGAGGGTCACGAATATCACGAGAGCGAGGGGCAGGGGTATTACGTCACGAACCCCAGCCTGACGATGGTGCTGGATCGGTTCGTCTCGGAGTCGATCTGGCCGCTGGCGCGTACTGTCGAACACGGCTCTCGTCGGCCGTCACTTCCGAAAGAGTACATCCGTATCCGCGATTGCCTCGCTGATATTTCGGTGTTGACCGAGAGCCGACCGGTCGATTCGTTCACCGTCTCCATCGACGGGTACGATACGCAGACGGGCGAAACTGTCAGCTTGGAGGGGACGCTGACCAGCTACTACTACACCGAGTACGATATCCGGGCCTCGTTCACGCTCAGCACGGAGTCGGCCGCTAACGACGTCGAATCGTCACTGGTGACCGTCGGTGGGGTCGGAACCCGGAACGTCGACTATGCGGCGCACAATATCGAGCTCAGAGAGAATGGCGTCACTCACGCGGACGAACTGGACAGCGAGACGGCACGTCACCTGGAGACGTGTCGATCCGAACTCCCGACGGAGTTCGGCAACGAGTCCGTCGTCACCTGTTTCGATGCGTTTATCGACCGCATCCGAGAGTTCGTGACCAGGAAACCGGGTACGGACTACGAGCGGATTCGAAAGTTCGATGACTTCCGGGAAGCACTCGTCCGCTTCGAAGCGAGCGAGATGGCGCCACGTATCGAATGGCGCGAGACCGACACGGAACCGGGCGGACACGTCGCTCACGTCGGTGGGGTATTCGACGAGTTGCGATACGACGTGACGCTCCTCGGGCAGCTCGGCAACCCGATCCGTTCCGAGTTCACACGCGAGTTCAGAGACCAGCAACTCATCAGCCTCGGGCAGACGACGAGTACGGACTACGTCTGGTTCGAAGACCGGAAGTTCCTCCTCACAGAGCCCAACCCGGAGATCCTCGACTGGGACCGAGTTACCGACCGCATCGACGTCACCACACTGGCCGAGCACGTCAACGATGCGGCGATCCTAACGATGGGCACGTGGTTCGCAACTCCGGAGCTACCCGACATCCTCGACGGCCTCCGGACGGAGCTCTGGCCGATCCTGAACTCGCCGCCGCCGCATGTCCACATCCACCCTGGCGAGATCAGCCAGTTGTCGGATGCGGAGATCAGAGCGGGGTGTGAATCGATCGCCGCTCTCGACGACATCGTCCCCGTGACTGTGACCGCGAACCGGAGTGAAACCCGGCGGTTCAGGGATGCACTGGTGATGGACGATAGCGATTCCTCGTCGCCGACGGTGGAACAGGTCCGTGATGAGATCGGAATCACGCGGTTCGTGCTCCACTCCCAGCGAGGGGCCACGCTTGCCTCGCCGGACGAGGTCATCTCAGTCAAGGCACCACAGGTCGTCAATCCGCGTCAGATTCGGAACGTCACCGCTCACTTCATCAGTGGACTGGCGCTCGGACTTGCAGAAGGGCTATCTGACGGAGCGGCGCTGGTGCTGGCCAACTCGGTCGCCGGATACTTCATGCGCCACGACAAGGCGCCGACACCGCAGGAACTCCGGTCGTTCGTCGCGGAGTACGACTCGTTCTTCGCGGAGTCGTAG
- a CDS encoding IclR family transcriptional regulator, giving the protein MTDERTNGSPRTLKTVSRAFDIVRALEELDGAGVTELSEHLDLSKSVVYNYLSTLREEKFVVKKGATYELSLQFLLIGEYVRYQNVLYQVGKPALDDLAEKTGEFAHLAAEEHGLGVNLYKVGGEKAVGSAYQVNKLQRADYLHFSATGKAILAYLPQERVEWIIDRYGLPAKTESTITDNAALFDELETIRERGYSLNDEEEITGLQAIGAPVRDRHGRILGSISVSGPVRRIQQSGYHDQLIRDVVNTANIVEVNINMDATDDEFPTFS; this is encoded by the coding sequence ATGACGGACGAACGAACAAACGGGTCGCCGCGGACACTGAAGACAGTGTCACGCGCGTTCGACATCGTTCGCGCGCTCGAAGAACTGGACGGTGCGGGCGTCACCGAACTGTCCGAGCACCTCGATCTCTCGAAGAGCGTCGTCTACAACTACCTCAGTACGCTCCGCGAGGAGAAGTTCGTGGTCAAGAAAGGCGCCACCTACGAGCTCTCCCTGCAGTTCTTGCTCATCGGCGAGTACGTCCGCTATCAGAACGTCCTCTACCAGGTCGGCAAGCCCGCGCTCGACGACCTCGCCGAGAAGACCGGGGAGTTCGCGCACCTGGCGGCCGAAGAACACGGCCTCGGCGTCAACCTCTACAAGGTCGGGGGAGAGAAAGCCGTCGGAAGCGCGTACCAGGTGAACAAGCTCCAGCGCGCCGATTACCTGCACTTCTCGGCGACCGGGAAGGCGATACTCGCGTACCTGCCCCAGGAGCGCGTCGAGTGGATCATCGACCGATACGGACTGCCCGCGAAGACCGAGTCGACGATCACCGACAACGCGGCACTGTTCGACGAACTGGAGACGATACGTGAACGCGGGTACTCCCTCAACGACGAGGAGGAGATCACGGGGCTGCAGGCCATCGGTGCCCCGGTTCGTGACCGCCACGGCCGGATTCTCGGGTCGATTAGCGTCTCGGGTCCGGTCCGGCGGATCCAGCAGTCCGGCTACCACGACCAGCTCATCAGAGACGTGGTCAACACCGCAAACATCGTCGAGGTCAACATCAACATGGACGCGACCGACGACGAGTTCCCGACGTTCAGTTGA
- a CDS encoding Zn-dependent hydrolase yields the protein MEINQQRLRSDIESNAEFGAVPTDEGRGRTVLTGSEADRRAREFFCERLRDAGLTVRIDDVGNVVGRWAPESAAPDAAAVATGSHLDSVPEGGIFDGPLGVYAGLESVRAMQDAGVEPVRPIEVVCFTEEEGQRFGGGLVGSAVAAGEMGLEEALAIEDADGIPLGDALADIGYRGEGRVDAAAWEAWIELHIEQSERLERADAAAGVVTSIVGLVRCHVEFVGETDHAGSTLMTDRADALTAASEFVLDVEAVANERQSVSETAVATVGKLDVSPNAPNVIPGTVTLTIDVRDVDSDSIEYVIDGARENLRTIETDRPVRATMERPWNRSPVGMSDRCRDALHAAGRTAGIDTLDLHSGAGHDTMHVADVTDAALLFAPSRDGISHNPLEWTDWDDCADATRVLAGALADLAQS from the coding sequence ATGGAAATTAATCAGCAACGGCTCCGCAGTGACATCGAATCGAACGCGGAATTCGGGGCCGTCCCGACGGACGAGGGCCGCGGGCGGACGGTCCTGACCGGGAGCGAGGCGGACCGGCGAGCGCGGGAATTTTTCTGCGAACGGCTCCGCGACGCCGGTTTGACGGTCAGGATCGACGATGTCGGGAACGTCGTCGGCCGGTGGGCTCCCGAGAGCGCTGCCCCGGACGCGGCCGCCGTCGCGACGGGGAGCCACCTGGATTCAGTTCCGGAGGGCGGGATCTTCGACGGACCGCTGGGGGTCTACGCCGGCCTGGAGAGTGTCCGCGCGATGCAAGACGCCGGTGTCGAACCCGTCCGTCCGATCGAAGTCGTCTGTTTCACCGAAGAGGAGGGACAGCGCTTCGGCGGCGGACTCGTCGGCTCCGCGGTCGCCGCGGGCGAGATGGGTCTCGAGGAGGCGCTGGCGATCGAAGACGCCGACGGGATTCCGCTCGGCGACGCCCTCGCCGACATCGGCTACCGGGGCGAGGGACGAGTCGACGCCGCCGCGTGGGAGGCCTGGATAGAACTCCACATCGAGCAGTCCGAACGGCTCGAACGTGCCGACGCCGCCGCGGGCGTCGTCACGAGCATCGTCGGACTCGTGCGGTGTCACGTCGAGTTCGTCGGGGAGACCGACCACGCCGGGTCGACGCTCATGACCGACCGCGCCGACGCCTTGACGGCCGCCAGCGAGTTCGTCCTCGACGTGGAGGCCGTGGCGAACGAGCGCCAGTCGGTCTCGGAGACCGCCGTCGCGACCGTCGGGAAGCTCGATGTCTCTCCGAACGCACCGAACGTGATCCCCGGGACGGTCACACTCACCATCGATGTCCGCGATGTCGACTCGGACTCGATCGAGTACGTCATCGACGGCGCCAGAGAGAACCTCCGAACCATCGAGACGGACCGCCCCGTCCGGGCGACGATGGAACGCCCCTGGAACCGCTCGCCGGTCGGGATGAGCGACCGCTGTCGGGACGCGCTCCACGCTGCCGGCCGAACGGCGGGCATCGACACGCTGGATCTGCACTCGGGCGCCGGTCACGACACGATGCACGTCGCGGACGTGACCGACGCCGCGTTGCTGTTTGCCCCCTCCCGGGACGGGATCTCGCACAACCCGCTGGAGTGGACCGACTGGGACGACTGCGCCGACGCGACACGGGTGCTCGCCGGTGCGCTCGCGGACCTGGCACAGTCGTAG
- a CDS encoding ABC transporter substrate-binding protein encodes MGKNGKEPEQTSSSDTRPLQDRVGRRTFLGAAVATGTAALAGCSGGGGDGGDGGGGSGGDGDGGGSDGDGGSGASSGSRHGGTLQWGGAVPVQGLDPHIDTSAASKRVLENIYEEVVALQDDYSIEPHLATSFEQSEDNTLLTFELREDVTFHDGQEMTSADVLASYERVQNGDFLATGFFDFVEELRAPDDYTFEIQLTQPFAPFLAKMATAELSVMPAEKAQQDMVEEPIGTGPYKFESREIETSFTMVRNEDYWGASEEDGPFIDTIVKQEVPDPSVRLQSFLSNEYDFINGIAPRDVSRVEQASGVRLETQFPKSLVYLGMNCDREPFDNKDARLALDFAIDKEEVTEAALYGTGQTTASPAAPGSPWVNPDIEPRERDLDRVQEHLDAAGMSDGFSATFKIPQSYPTQVQAAEVIANNASEAGIDLDIQQITWNTWLSDVYTDQNFQATTSSYLALWYPDVSFYKFLHPEGAFFFTNWVNEDYNSLVEEARTIYDEDERADLYHQATEILHEERAGHLMLWWQPSLYGAASQYKGDIGAPDGSTLQFADNYLDR; translated from the coding sequence ATGGGAAAGAATGGCAAGGAGCCAGAACAGACTTCCAGTAGCGACACCCGACCACTCCAGGACCGGGTCGGCCGGCGGACGTTCCTCGGCGCGGCGGTTGCGACGGGGACTGCGGCACTCGCTGGGTGTTCCGGCGGCGGTGGCGACGGCGGGGACGGTGGCGGCGGCAGCGGAGGCGACGGAGACGGCGGCGGAAGTGACGGCGACGGCGGGAGCGGCGCCAGCAGCGGCTCCCGGCACGGCGGGACGCTCCAGTGGGGCGGTGCGGTCCCCGTACAGGGGCTGGACCCGCACATCGACACCTCGGCGGCGTCGAAACGGGTCCTCGAGAACATCTACGAGGAGGTCGTCGCGCTGCAGGACGACTACTCCATCGAGCCACACCTCGCGACCTCGTTCGAACAGTCCGAGGACAACACGCTCCTGACCTTCGAGCTACGCGAGGATGTCACCTTCCACGACGGCCAGGAGATGACTTCCGCGGACGTACTCGCCAGCTACGAACGCGTCCAGAACGGGGACTTCCTGGCGACGGGCTTTTTCGACTTCGTCGAGGAGCTTCGCGCCCCCGACGACTACACCTTCGAGATCCAGCTCACCCAGCCGTTCGCGCCCTTCCTCGCGAAGATGGCGACGGCGGAGCTGTCGGTGATGCCGGCCGAGAAGGCCCAGCAGGACATGGTCGAGGAGCCGATCGGGACCGGCCCCTACAAGTTCGAGAGCCGGGAGATCGAGACCTCGTTCACGATGGTCCGCAACGAGGACTACTGGGGGGCCTCGGAGGAGGACGGCCCCTTCATCGACACGATCGTCAAGCAGGAGGTCCCGGACCCGAGCGTCCGTCTGCAGTCGTTCCTCTCGAACGAGTACGACTTCATCAACGGCATCGCGCCGCGGGACGTTTCGCGGGTCGAACAGGCCTCCGGCGTCCGCCTCGAAACGCAGTTCCCCAAGTCGCTGGTCTACCTGGGGATGAACTGCGACCGGGAGCCGTTCGACAACAAGGACGCCCGACTCGCCCTGGACTTCGCCATCGACAAGGAGGAAGTCACCGAGGCCGCGCTGTACGGCACGGGCCAGACGACCGCGTCCCCGGCCGCACCCGGTAGTCCCTGGGTGAACCCGGACATCGAACCCCGGGAGCGGGACCTCGACCGCGTCCAGGAGCACTTAGACGCCGCGGGGATGTCCGACGGCTTCTCGGCGACGTTCAAGATTCCACAGTCGTACCCGACCCAGGTGCAGGCGGCCGAGGTCATCGCGAACAACGCCTCGGAGGCCGGTATCGACCTCGACATCCAGCAGATCACGTGGAACACGTGGCTCTCGGATGTCTACACCGACCAGAACTTCCAGGCGACGACCAGTTCCTACCTCGCGCTGTGGTACCCCGACGTGTCGTTCTACAAGTTCCTCCACCCCGAGGGCGCCTTCTTCTTCACCAACTGGGTGAACGAGGACTACAACTCGCTGGTCGAGGAGGCCCGGACGATCTACGACGAGGACGAACGCGCCGATCTGTACCACCAGGCCACCGAGATCCTCCACGAGGAACGCGCCGGCCACCTCATGCTGTGGTGGCAGCCCAGCCTCTACGGAGCAGCCTCCCAGTACAAGGGCGACATCGGCGCGCCGGACGGCTCGACGCTCCAGTTCGCCGACAACTACCTCGACCGCTGA
- a CDS encoding ABC transporter permease — translation MYNYVLRRIGFMTVTLFLVTLIAFAVTNILPGNVALVILGPNANAESIQALEAQLGLNRPLYVQYFDWVVGLLQGDMGESLRFGDPVVGLIAERLPRSLLLAVSATLVAVALSIPLGVYAAVNQNEAPDVTASMFAFVGISLPIFLWGLVFILIFAVWLNLFPTSGYVAPTEDPVGALQRLVLPAGAMGFALTAYIMRMTRSSMLEVLSEEYINLARAKGMSQRVVVLRHALRNAVIPVITVIAFQFSYAFGGVIVLEEVFLWPGIGRLTLTAIQSRDIPLIQGCIIVVAVIYMLSNFAADLLYAYFDPRIRYGGDS, via the coding sequence ATGTACAACTACGTACTCCGACGCATCGGGTTTATGACGGTGACGCTGTTCCTCGTGACGCTCATCGCGTTCGCGGTCACCAACATCCTCCCGGGCAACGTCGCACTGGTCATCCTGGGGCCGAACGCGAACGCGGAGTCGATCCAGGCGCTCGAAGCACAGCTCGGGCTCAACCGACCGCTGTACGTCCAGTACTTCGACTGGGTTGTCGGGCTCTTACAGGGGGACATGGGCGAGTCGCTCCGGTTCGGTGACCCCGTCGTGGGCCTCATCGCCGAACGGCTCCCCCGTTCGCTCCTGCTCGCGGTCAGCGCGACGCTGGTCGCGGTCGCGCTCTCGATTCCTCTGGGCGTCTACGCCGCGGTCAACCAGAACGAGGCCCCGGACGTGACCGCGTCGATGTTCGCCTTCGTCGGTATCTCGCTCCCCATCTTCCTCTGGGGGCTCGTGTTCATCCTGATCTTTGCGGTGTGGTTGAACCTGTTCCCGACGAGCGGCTACGTCGCGCCGACCGAGGACCCGGTGGGGGCGCTCCAACGGCTCGTCCTCCCCGCCGGTGCGATGGGTTTTGCGCTCACCGCCTACATCATGCGGATGACGCGCTCGTCGATGCTCGAAGTCCTCAGCGAGGAGTACATCAACCTCGCGCGGGCCAAGGGGATGAGCCAGCGGGTCGTCGTGCTCAGACACGCGCTCCGGAACGCGGTCATCCCGGTCATCACCGTCATCGCGTTCCAGTTCAGCTACGCCTTCGGCGGGGTCATCGTACTGGAGGAGGTGTTCCTCTGGCCGGGGATCGGCCGGCTGACCCTCACCGCGATCCAGAGCCGTGACATCCCGCTCATCCAGGGGTGTATCATCGTCGTCGCCGTGATCTACATGCTGTCGAACTTCGCGGCGGACCTGCTGTACGCCTACTTCGATCCGCGGATCCGGTACGGAGGTGACAGCTGA
- a CDS encoding ABC transporter permease: MAAEQPTEGAVDGRFTLSDSQRERIRSFARQFRRNTKAMIGLTIVLSLFLVAAFAPFIAPYGMNETNIQDRTQGPSLEHPFGTDDLGRDIFSRVVLGSRISLYVGLGSITAALAVGAITGVVAGYAGGLLDEILMRVMDAAMAFPPVLLALTLLVVLGPELRNVIIALAFVYTPYIARVSRSAALSERNEAYVESAVARGESSSRIVFSEVFPNCMAPILVQGSLNVSFAILAEASLSFLGLGAQPPRPSWGLMIDTGRGFMQTAPWMLLFPALAIGIAVVGFNMLGDGLRDVLDPKVEAIE; the protein is encoded by the coding sequence ATGGCCGCCGAACAACCCACCGAGGGGGCGGTCGACGGCCGTTTCACGCTCTCGGACTCACAGCGCGAACGCATCCGTTCGTTCGCCAGACAGTTCCGGCGGAACACCAAGGCGATGATCGGCCTCACGATCGTCCTGTCGCTGTTCCTCGTGGCGGCGTTCGCACCGTTTATCGCCCCCTACGGCATGAACGAGACGAACATCCAGGACCGGACGCAGGGACCGTCGCTCGAACACCCCTTCGGGACCGACGATCTGGGCCGTGACATCTTCAGCCGCGTCGTGCTGGGGAGTCGGATCTCGCTGTACGTCGGCCTCGGGTCGATCACGGCGGCGCTCGCGGTCGGTGCGATCACCGGCGTCGTCGCTGGCTACGCCGGTGGCCTCCTCGACGAGATACTGATGCGGGTGATGGACGCCGCGATGGCGTTTCCCCCGGTGTTGCTGGCACTGACGCTGCTGGTCGTGCTCGGCCCGGAGCTCCGCAACGTCATCATCGCGCTGGCGTTCGTCTACACGCCGTACATCGCCCGCGTCTCGCGGAGCGCGGCGCTCTCGGAACGCAACGAGGCGTACGTCGAATCGGCGGTCGCCCGCGGCGAGAGCAGCAGTCGGATCGTCTTCAGCGAGGTGTTCCCCAACTGTATGGCGCCGATCCTGGTGCAGGGCTCGCTGAACGTCTCCTTTGCGATCCTCGCGGAGGCGAGCCTCTCGTTCCTCGGGCTGGGCGCGCAACCGCCCCGCCCGTCGTGGGGCCTGATGATCGACACCGGCCGCGGCTTCATGCAGACCGCGCCGTGGATGTTGCTCTTCCCCGCGCTGGCCATCGGCATCGCCGTCGTCGGGTTCAACATGCTCGGTGACGGCCTGCGTGATGTCCTCGACCCAAAGGTGGAGGCGATCGAATGA
- a CDS encoding ABC transporter ATP-binding protein, whose protein sequence is MTADEPLLDVRDLRTEFRTESGSIVASNDVSFSLDRGETLGIVGESGAGKSVTARSIMRLIDSPGEITGGQVVFDGEDLLEKTEGEMRDVRGNRIAMIPQDPMSALNPVMTVGEQIVETVRRHQNVSKSEARRIAFESMEDVGIPDADERIDDYPHEFSGGMRQRVLVAIGFSCEPDLIIADEPTTALDVTTQAKILDLLNDLQARENTAVLMITHNLGVVAQTCDDVGVMYAGNLVETAALDDLFERPRHPYTRALIDSIPEVESEYDDLPTLAGSMPDLADLPTGCNFAPRCPHATEACRTGSDPSLEAVGEGSSRAACLHAADLDLSESAAAPTGHGRSEIDRSGEPLFEVRNLKKHFSAGEGFLGNVRLVRDGGGLPTIERRYVKAVDGVSFEIYPGETVGLVGESGCGKSTVARTVLRLLEPTEGEVYFEGESITDLGSGEIRSLRREMQIIFQDPHSSLNPRKPVGRIIGRAMERHDIATGEEKHERVRDLLERVGLSGDAAEKYPHEFSGGQQQRVAIAHALAVEPKLIVCDEPVSALDVSVQAQILNLLNEIQAEENISYLFISHNIGVVRHICDRVAVMYLGKIAEFGRIGDVFSAPFHPYTESLLSAVPHANPNRKTDRILLEGSVPSPIDPPSGCPFQTRCPKKIGDVCEQDVPALEAVDGSDHRISCHLSTEEMSERDSFIGVNREPNPTESD, encoded by the coding sequence ATGACCGCCGACGAACCGCTGCTCGACGTGCGGGACCTCCGCACCGAGTTCCGGACGGAGTCGGGGTCGATCGTCGCAAGCAACGACGTGTCGTTCTCGCTGGACCGCGGCGAGACGCTCGGTATCGTCGGCGAGTCCGGCGCGGGCAAGTCCGTCACGGCGCGGTCGATCATGCGCCTGATCGACTCCCCCGGGGAGATCACCGGCGGTCAAGTCGTCTTCGACGGCGAGGACCTGCTCGAAAAGACCGAGGGGGAGATGCGGGACGTGCGCGGGAACCGGATCGCGATGATCCCCCAGGACCCGATGTCCGCGCTGAACCCCGTGATGACCGTCGGCGAGCAGATCGTCGAGACGGTCCGGCGCCACCAGAACGTCTCGAAGTCCGAGGCCCGTCGCATCGCCTTCGAGTCGATGGAGGACGTTGGAATCCCGGACGCGGACGAGCGCATCGACGACTACCCACACGAGTTCTCCGGCGGGATGCGCCAGCGCGTCCTCGTGGCCATCGGGTTCTCCTGCGAACCGGACCTCATCATCGCGGACGAACCGACGACCGCGCTCGACGTGACGACACAGGCGAAGATCCTCGACCTGCTCAACGACCTCCAGGCGCGGGAGAACACGGCGGTGTTGATGATCACGCACAACCTCGGGGTCGTCGCACAGACCTGTGACGATGTCGGCGTCATGTACGCTGGCAACCTCGTCGAGACGGCGGCGCTCGACGACCTGTTCGAGCGGCCGAGACACCCCTACACGCGGGCACTCATCGACTCCATCCCGGAAGTCGAGAGCGAGTACGACGACCTGCCGACGCTCGCCGGGTCCATGCCGGACCTCGCGGACCTGCCGACCGGCTGTAACTTCGCGCCCCGGTGTCCACACGCGACCGAGGCGTGTCGGACCGGCAGCGACCCGTCGCTGGAGGCGGTCGGCGAGGGCTCCTCGCGGGCCGCGTGTCTCCACGCCGCCGACCTCGACCTCTCGGAGAGTGCGGCGGCGCCGACCGGCCACGGCCGGAGTGAGATCGACCGGTCCGGCGAGCCGCTGTTCGAGGTCCGGAACCTGAAAAAGCACTTCAGCGCCGGCGAGGGGTTCCTCGGCAACGTCCGACTCGTCCGGGACGGCGGTGGCCTCCCGACGATCGAACGCCGGTACGTCAAGGCCGTCGACGGCGTCAGCTTCGAGATCTACCCCGGGGAGACCGTCGGTCTCGTCGGCGAGTCCGGCTGCGGGAAGTCGACCGTCGCCCGGACCGTGTTGCGCCTGCTCGAACCGACCGAGGGCGAGGTGTACTTCGAGGGCGAGTCGATCACCGACCTGGGGTCCGGCGAGATCCGCAGTCTGCGCCGGGAGATGCAGATCATCTTCCAGGACCCACACAGCTCGCTGAACCCGAGAAAACCCGTCGGGCGGATCATCGGCCGCGCGATGGAGCGCCACGACATCGCGACCGGCGAGGAGAAACACGAGCGGGTCAGGGACCTGCTCGAACGGGTCGGCCTCTCCGGTGACGCGGCGGAGAAGTACCCCCACGAGTTCTCGGGCGGTCAGCAACAGCGTGTGGCCATCGCCCACGCGCTCGCCGTCGAACCGAAGCTCATCGTCTGTGACGAGCCGGTGTCGGCGCTGGACGTGAGCGTGCAGGCCCAGATCCTCAACCTCCTCAACGAGATCCAGGCCGAGGAGAACATCTCGTACCTGTTCATCTCCCACAACATCGGCGTCGTCCGGCACATCTGTGACCGCGTGGCCGTGATGTACCTCGGCAAGATCGCCGAGTTCGGCCGTATCGGGGACGTGTTCTCGGCGCCGTTCCACCCCTACACCGAGAGCCTCCTCTCGGCGGTCCCACACGCCAACCCGAACCGGAAGACCGACCGGATCCTGCTGGAAGGGAGCGTCCCCAGCCCGATCGACCCGCCGTCGGGCTGTCCGTTCCAGACCCGCTGCCCGAAGAAGATCGGCGATGTCTGTGAACAGGATGTTCCGGCACTGGAGGCCGTCGACGGCTCGGACCACCGGATCTCCTGTCACCTCTCGACCGAGGAGATGAGCGAACGCGACTCGTTCATCGGCGTGAACCGGGAGCCGAACCCGACGGAGTCGGACTGA
- a CDS encoding DUF1028 domain-containing protein: MRHTPGTFSIAARDPETDTFGAAVTTGTVAVGATCPYVSSHGAAVTQAFTKTEHGRDAVARADTGERIDDAFEALLAADDHADYRQVHGVGAESEFAFTGENCSGWAGHRTGERYTVTGNLLTGPGVVDAVADAYLDTDGDVPERLVSALEAGVAAGGDDRGEMSAAILVHAPEPAFYHNLRVDLSETPVADLRTLLVEAREAKARIEAETDDLFEDYPEELLDFGIKY; encoded by the coding sequence ATGCGACACACGCCCGGAACGTTCTCGATAGCCGCCCGTGATCCCGAGACCGACACCTTCGGCGCTGCGGTGACGACGGGGACCGTCGCGGTCGGCGCGACGTGTCCGTACGTGAGCAGCCACGGAGCGGCGGTAACACAGGCGTTCACGAAGACGGAACACGGCCGCGACGCCGTCGCGCGTGCCGACACCGGCGAGCGGATCGACGACGCGTTCGAGGCGCTGCTGGCGGCCGACGACCACGCCGACTATCGGCAGGTCCACGGCGTCGGCGCCGAGAGCGAGTTCGCCTTCACCGGCGAGAACTGCAGCGGGTGGGCCGGCCACCGGACCGGCGAACGGTACACCGTCACCGGGAACCTCCTCACGGGCCCCGGCGTCGTCGACGCCGTCGCCGACGCGTACCTCGACACGGACGGCGACGTGCCCGAACGGCTCGTCTCGGCGCTGGAAGCCGGTGTGGCCGCCGGCGGCGACGACCGCGGCGAGATGAGCGCGGCGATCCTCGTCCACGCGCCCGAGCCCGCGTTCTACCACAACCTCCGGGTCGACCTCTCGGAGACGCCCGTCGCGGATCTCCGGACCCTTCTCGTGGAGGCCCGCGAGGCGAAAGCACGGATCGAAGCCGAGACCGACGACCTGTTCGAGGACTACCCCGAGGAACTGCTTGATTTCGGCATCAAGTACTGA